Genomic window (Caldinitratiruptor microaerophilus):
CTCCTCGCGGTTGCGCGGTCCGTCGCCGAACGCCTGGAGCTTCGAGGGCCGGCGCGGGCGGGCCGCCTCACCCGCACGCTTGAACTTGCCGGCCGAGCGCCGGCGGCGGTCCATGTCCCAGTATGGCACGTCCGTCAGCAGGAAGTCGAAGGGGCCCTCGAGCGTGGGAAGCACCTGCCGGCTGTCCCCGACGATGGCGGTCTGGGGGGCAAGCCCCTCCCGCCGGCACACCTCGTGGTAGATGTCGACCCAGCGCGGGCTGATCTCGATCCCCACGGCTTCCCGGCCGCTCAGGGACGCCCCGAGGAGCGTCCCGCCCACCCCCATGAACGGGTCCAGGACCCGCTGCCCCGACTTGGTGAAGATGCGGATCAGGTACGCGCACAGTTCCGGCGGCTTCTGGCCCCCGTGCTGGCTCCGCAGCTCGAACTGGCACGAGGGGGGAAACGGCATGCTGATCACCGAGCGGGTGCTGAACAGCCACTCCTTGCCGGTGAGGTCATTCAGGCGGTTGCCCCGGTGGTACACCCCCCGGGGCCCGAGGTCCACGTGCGGCCCGCCGCCGCCCGCCGGCTCGCCCGCCACGTCGCGTCTCACCCCCGCCTCCCGGACCACCTTCGTTAACAGTATATCAAACGGAACTCGCTGCCAAGCCGCGCCCCCACCTCCGGAGGGCCTACGTTCCCCGGGGGACGCCGGGGGCCCGTATGGCTCCGCGGATCCACGACCAACCTACCGACGGAGGGAAGGGCAGAGTGGCGATCTCGCAGGGGCAGTGGCATCCCTACACCGACCTGGC
Coding sequences:
- a CDS encoding TRM11 family SAM-dependent methyltransferase; translated protein: MRRDVAGEPAGGGGPHVDLGPRGVYHRGNRLNDLTGKEWLFSTRSVISMPFPPSCQFELRSQHGGQKPPELCAYLIRIFTKSGQRVLDPFMGVGGTLLGASLSGREAVGIEISPRWVDIYHEVCRREGLAPQTAIVGDSRQVLPTLEGPFDFLLTDVPYWDMDRRRRSAGKFKRAGEAARPRRPSKLQAFGDGPRNREEWLRLLEDVFAAARPLLRPRAYLAVFIGDMYHSGRFHPLSHEVAAVLDRLGYVMKGNLIWYDVSKSLHIYGYRYEFIPSMIHQNILIFRHEPGGSARRSGA